In Desulfofundulus kuznetsovii DSM 6115, the following are encoded in one genomic region:
- a CDS encoding IS607 family transposase encodes MKLYTISEFAEKLGVSVSTLRAWDKEGKLVALRTPTNKRRYTEEMLYRALGIKNRQEPKKIVLYARVSSAGQKPDLENQLKYLKDFAAGKGLTVDEILADVGSALNYKRKNFLKLCGMVTRGEIKTVIVAHKDRLVRFGFEFFEDLFAKFGCEILVVNKAEDMSPARELTEDLINIVQHFAAGLYGQRTYKARKLTRTVREALKDAADGKTEEPAAEQ; translated from the coding sequence ATGAAACTTTACACAATAAGCGAGTTTGCCGAAAAACTTGGCGTCAGCGTATCAACGCTCCGCGCTTGGGATAAAGAAGGTAAACTGGTTGCTTTACGTACACCAACCAACAAGCGAAGGTATACTGAAGAGATGCTCTACCGGGCACTGGGCATAAAGAACCGCCAGGAGCCAAAGAAAATCGTTTTATACGCCCGGGTGTCATCAGCCGGCCAGAAACCGGACCTGGAAAACCAGCTTAAGTACCTGAAGGATTTTGCCGCCGGCAAGGGGCTGACCGTGGACGAAATACTTGCCGACGTCGGCTCCGCCCTCAATTATAAGCGCAAGAATTTCCTGAAGCTGTGCGGCATGGTCACCCGGGGAGAAATCAAGACTGTTATTGTTGCTCACAAGGACCGCCTGGTGCGGTTCGGCTTCGAATTTTTTGAAGACCTGTTTGCCAAATTCGGCTGCGAAATACTGGTGGTCAACAAAGCCGAAGACATGTCCCCGGCCCGGGAGCTGACGGAAGACCTGATCAACATCGTCCAGCACTTCGCGGCCGGGTTGTACGGCCAGAGGACATATAAGGCGCGAAAGCTCACCAGAACCGTCCGGGAGGCGCTGAAAGATGCAGCAGACGGTAAGACAGAAGAGCCTGCCGCTGAACAATGA
- a CDS encoding transposase, producing the protein MLVTYQTRIDDRTPYPYFDAIGEYFCRLERKLFVDHYIRGAPVNELKKRYIKEYRITARQFNSLNNSLSGKIESIREIQKYQEHDLLGRIASTEKAIKEKEEKRDKIIKSLKKLQPRTEKWQKKIDRLKGIKFFIHQKKRRLRNLRQRLENLRKDMARGCVRICFGTRKLFKAQHNLEANGFKEHQEWLAAWRKARSSSFFILGSKDETCGNQTCTYFWDNTLRIRVAGKFTKEFGRYVELTGIVFPHGQEHLDRARTVRRIVKGRKEYTAAISYRFLRRGDSWYVHATTELEASPLRTSRWNGVVGIDLNDGFLRVGDIDRFGNPLNEFEIPVPMRDRSKNQVKAALGEAVKKAVLYAKERGKPIAIEDLDFAKKKQVLRESGTKRARMLSGLTYRQFRMMVESCTLREGVELLKPDGKNVDPFATSVIGQLKFMARYGMSSHGSAACVIARRGLGFKLEKAAKSSVLELPERKRTSRRNYWLRVSNRLKKTHFSDRVTLLYADRF; encoded by the coding sequence ATGCTGGTTACCTACCAGACGAGAATAGATGACAGGACACCCTACCCGTATTTCGACGCCATAGGCGAATACTTCTGCCGTCTGGAAAGGAAACTCTTCGTTGACCATTACATCCGCGGAGCACCGGTAAACGAGCTTAAAAAAAGGTATATAAAAGAGTACAGGATAACTGCCCGGCAGTTCAATTCACTTAATAACAGCCTTTCCGGGAAAATCGAATCGATAAGAGAGATCCAGAAATACCAGGAACACGACCTTCTGGGCCGCATTGCTTCGACGGAGAAGGCGATTAAGGAAAAAGAAGAAAAACGGGATAAAATTATAAAGTCGCTCAAGAAGCTCCAGCCCCGCACGGAGAAGTGGCAGAAGAAAATCGACCGGTTAAAGGGAATCAAGTTTTTCATTCACCAGAAAAAGAGGAGGTTGAGGAACCTCCGGCAGAGACTGGAGAACCTGCGCAAAGACATGGCGCGGGGCTGTGTACGTATCTGTTTTGGCACCCGCAAGCTCTTCAAAGCCCAGCACAACCTGGAGGCAAACGGGTTTAAAGAACATCAGGAATGGCTCGCTGCCTGGAGAAAAGCGCGTTCCTCCAGCTTTTTTATTCTTGGCTCAAAGGACGAGACCTGCGGCAACCAGACCTGCACATACTTTTGGGACAACACCCTGAGGATACGGGTAGCCGGTAAGTTCACTAAGGAATTCGGCAGATACGTCGAGTTGACCGGCATTGTTTTTCCTCACGGTCAGGAGCACCTGGACAGAGCCAGGACCGTTAGAAGGATTGTCAAAGGCAGGAAGGAATACACGGCAGCTATATCCTACCGTTTTCTCCGCAGGGGAGATAGCTGGTACGTACATGCGACGACGGAGTTGGAAGCTTCGCCGCTGCGGACCAGCAGGTGGAATGGAGTCGTGGGTATTGACTTGAACGACGGCTTCCTCCGAGTGGGCGACATTGACCGCTTCGGCAACCCTTTAAACGAGTTTGAAATTCCGGTTCCGATGCGTGACAGGAGTAAAAACCAAGTGAAAGCCGCTCTGGGCGAAGCAGTCAAGAAAGCGGTTCTGTACGCGAAGGAAAGAGGGAAACCCATAGCTATTGAGGACCTGGACTTCGCTAAAAAGAAACAGGTCCTGCGGGAGTCAGGCACAAAACGTGCCAGGATGCTCTCCGGCTTGACTTACAGGCAATTTCGTATGATGGTGGAATCCTGCACCCTCCGGGAAGGGGTGGAACTCCTGAAGCCTGATGGGAAAAACGTTGATCCCTTCGCCACTTCAGTCATCGGGCAACTCAAGTTTATGGCCCGTTACGGCATGTCCTCCCACGGTTCAGCGGCCTGCGTCATTGCCCGGCGGGGTCTGGGATTTAAGCTGGAAAAGGCAGCGAAGAGCTCTGTGCTTGAATTGCCCGAAAGAAAAAGGACTTCCAGGCGCAATTACTGGTTGAGAGTATCCAACAGGCTTAAGAAAACTCATTTTAGTGACAGGGTAACACTTCTTTACGCAGACAGGTTTTAG
- a CDS encoding IS607 family transposase, whose product MEKLYPMHEAMRILGVSLKTLQRWDKAGKIKIVRTPGGRRRVPESEIRRLLGEKEPVSAGRVLAIYARVSSHEQKAKGDLGRQVELVRKKFDHRLFDDILVVTDVSSGLNDRRKGLLKLMQLAREGKITDLAVSYKDRLTRFGFNYLKTYFESYGVKIHVVNGEEDKKTVYEELVEDLLNIVTSFSGKLYGIRSRKKEEVTSKIREVIENAGYLPDENR is encoded by the coding sequence ATGGAAAAGCTCTACCCGATGCATGAAGCAATGAGAATTCTGGGGGTATCTTTAAAAACACTCCAGCGTTGGGATAAAGCGGGCAAAATAAAAATTGTTCGCACTCCCGGTGGTAGGAGGAGGGTTCCCGAATCCGAGATCAGAAGGCTGCTTGGGGAAAAAGAACCGGTGTCTGCCGGCCGGGTGTTGGCCATTTATGCTCGGGTTTCTTCCCACGAGCAGAAAGCGAAAGGAGACCTGGGCAGGCAGGTTGAGCTGGTTAGGAAGAAATTCGACCACCGCCTCTTCGACGATATTCTGGTGGTTACCGATGTTTCCTCCGGATTAAATGACAGAAGAAAGGGCTTGCTAAAACTGATGCAGTTAGCCCGTGAAGGTAAAATAACCGACCTGGCCGTAAGCTACAAAGACAGGCTGACCCGTTTCGGCTTCAACTACCTGAAAACCTATTTTGAGAGCTACGGCGTGAAAATCCACGTCGTAAACGGTGAAGAAGATAAGAAGACGGTTTACGAGGAGCTGGTAGAAGACCTGCTCAATATCGTTACCAGTTTTTCCGGAAAACTTTACGGTATCAGAAGCAGGAAAAAAGAAGAAGTTACTTCAAAAATACGGGAGGTAATCGAGAATGCTGGTTACCTACCAGACGAGAATAGATGA
- a CDS encoding SLC13 family permease, giving the protein MKLKNAVSIALLVLNILALWMPLSWRAVVIIITTMVLFSMEITSPVASSLIILVLLLMYFPAVNLHDMFSGFRSPVIFFLLATTIMGTALSRSSIAMLLYKFLSSWLARRLPAFLLVVLIMFPMALLIPSSITRNAMLYPVLKNFMDLEEMKKEARDILLVLGMLNPLASSAFLTGGLAPMISSDLLGGFNWWQWFILMGIPYLTLILAGVIYLLIRCQKEEAAKGYETFCKEFKVKKISFAKDDYILIGIMTLVMLLWATDFWHNFHPVVPALLGLVLILIFHAPTKWSEVQQSNALDNMIILGVLFSLISIVERHGFIDQFSQYVAEHFPRYMPVQSSLMVIIVLTAVFHLFIPNISACLTILVPLFFKISSLVGINPIVVGLIVTMTVDTLNFYPAQSTPLLMVYDGTYLKSGDILKFGVGMSLIFIFILFLIILPYWNLLGLTLRV; this is encoded by the coding sequence ATGAAATTGAAGAACGCTGTTAGTATTGCATTACTGGTTTTAAATATTCTCGCACTCTGGATGCCCCTAAGCTGGCGTGCGGTTGTCATAATAATTACCACAATGGTTTTGTTTAGTATGGAAATTACTTCCCCAGTTGCCTCATCGTTGATTATTCTTGTTCTTTTACTTATGTACTTTCCCGCTGTGAATTTACACGATATGTTTTCGGGTTTTCGATCTCCAGTAATATTTTTTTTATTGGCTACAACCATAATGGGAACTGCCTTGTCCAGGTCATCCATTGCAATGCTATTATATAAATTTCTATCTAGCTGGTTGGCAAGGAGGTTACCAGCTTTTTTGCTGGTAGTCCTAATAATGTTCCCGATGGCGTTGTTAATTCCCTCGTCCATAACAAGGAATGCCATGCTATATCCAGTTTTAAAGAATTTTATGGATCTTGAGGAAATGAAAAAAGAGGCCCGGGATATCCTTTTGGTTTTAGGTATGCTGAATCCCCTGGCCTCATCAGCATTTTTAACCGGTGGCTTAGCCCCTATGATTAGTTCCGATTTACTTGGCGGGTTTAACTGGTGGCAGTGGTTTATTTTGATGGGGATACCGTATTTAACTTTGATTCTCGCGGGAGTGATATACCTACTTATTCGCTGTCAGAAGGAGGAGGCTGCTAAAGGATACGAAACTTTCTGTAAAGAATTCAAGGTCAAAAAGATTTCCTTTGCGAAGGATGATTATATACTGATTGGTATAATGACTTTAGTTATGTTACTGTGGGCTACTGATTTTTGGCATAACTTTCATCCAGTGGTACCTGCCCTATTAGGCCTTGTGCTCATTTTAATTTTTCACGCACCTACCAAATGGTCGGAAGTGCAGCAATCAAATGCTCTTGATAATATGATAATCTTAGGTGTGCTCTTTTCCTTAATCAGTATTGTGGAGAGACATGGATTTATAGATCAGTTTAGCCAATATGTTGCCGAACATTTCCCCAGGTACATGCCAGTTCAAAGCTCGTTGATGGTTATCATTGTCCTGACAGCTGTATTTCATCTCTTTATACCTAACATATCAGCTTGCTTAACCATTTTGGTACCCTTATTTTTTAAAATCTCCAGCCTCGTAGGTATTAATCCGATAGTGGTCGGACTCATTGTAACAATGACTGTAGACACACTTAATTTTTACCCGGCACAATCTACACCCCTTTTGATGGTATACGACGGCACTTATTTAAAATCTGGAGATATTTTAAAATTTGGGGTAGGGATGTCTTTAATTTTTATTTTTATTTTGTTTTTGATAATTCTTCCTTATTGGAACCTGCTTGGCCTTACTCTCAGAGTGTAA
- a CDS encoding FAD-binding protein translates to MEEIKADILILGSGGAGLFAALHAYDSNPRLKIVLATKGLIGKCGCSRMVQGGYNVVLDPKDSVELHFKDTIKGGAFINNQELAWTLVNDAPKRIHEMETKIGCFFDRREDGRIHQKPFAGQSFDRTVHRGDLTGIEIIARATDQVFARDITVLEETRGLELLTNSNGDRVVGALLMNIRTGQFIVVNAKAVIVATGGSASMYKISAPSFDKTGDGMAMCWRAGAEFVDMEMLQFHPTGLLAGKSRLSGSVLEEGLRGAGGRLYNAIGERFMERYDPERLERSTRDRVARAGYMEIMAGRGTPAGGVLLDMSHLGAEFVESKFPGMCERVRDIGKDLAREPVEVSPTAHFQMGGVRIDVNCYSSLKGLFVAGEDAGGVHGANRLGGNGIADSTVFGARAGDAAAEFAQSQDWVPVDQVQVKMFTNNVLKFFGRADGPDVYQLRDELKNLMWEKVGVVRTGQKLEQALKRLAEMSEEVERAKLPTGSLRGYNLALNEILNLRNQLVVAQLVAASALYRKESRGSHYREDFPETDNQNWLCNIFMRKKGDGYFIETRPVKLTRLRPEDVAAK, encoded by the coding sequence ATGGAAGAAATTAAAGCCGATATATTAATCCTGGGTAGTGGGGGTGCCGGATTGTTTGCCGCCCTCCATGCTTACGACAGCAACCCGCGGCTTAAGATTGTGCTGGCCACGAAGGGGCTGATCGGTAAATGCGGGTGCAGCCGCATGGTGCAGGGTGGCTATAACGTGGTACTGGACCCTAAAGATTCGGTGGAACTGCATTTTAAGGACACCATTAAGGGCGGTGCGTTTATCAACAACCAGGAACTGGCCTGGACTTTAGTAAATGATGCTCCAAAACGTATTCATGAAATGGAAACCAAAATTGGCTGCTTTTTCGACCGGCGGGAAGACGGGCGTATTCACCAAAAGCCCTTTGCCGGGCAGTCCTTCGACCGGACGGTACACCGGGGCGACCTGACCGGCATAGAAATTATTGCTCGGGCGACGGATCAGGTTTTTGCGCGTGATATTACCGTACTCGAAGAAACACGAGGTCTTGAACTGTTAACCAACAGCAATGGGGACCGGGTGGTTGGGGCCCTGCTGATGAATATTCGCACGGGCCAGTTCATCGTGGTCAACGCTAAAGCAGTGATTGTGGCCACCGGCGGCAGTGCCTCCATGTATAAAATTTCTGCTCCCTCTTTTGACAAAACCGGTGACGGGATGGCCATGTGCTGGCGTGCCGGGGCGGAATTTGTGGATATGGAAATGTTACAGTTCCACCCCACCGGGCTGCTGGCGGGTAAATCCAGGTTGAGCGGCAGCGTGCTGGAGGAAGGCCTGCGGGGGGCCGGCGGCCGTCTCTACAATGCCATCGGGGAGCGATTCATGGAGCGCTATGACCCGGAAAGACTGGAGCGTTCCACCCGTGACCGGGTAGCCCGGGCCGGTTACATGGAAATAATGGCCGGGCGGGGAACTCCGGCCGGTGGTGTTCTGCTGGACATGTCCCACCTGGGCGCCGAGTTTGTGGAAAGTAAGTTTCCCGGCATGTGCGAGCGGGTAAGGGACATTGGCAAGGACCTGGCCAGGGAACCGGTAGAAGTTAGCCCTACGGCTCACTTCCAGATGGGTGGAGTTAGAATTGATGTCAATTGTTACAGTTCCTTGAAAGGGTTATTTGTGGCCGGGGAAGATGCCGGCGGGGTGCATGGAGCAAACCGCCTGGGCGGTAATGGCATTGCCGACTCGACGGTTTTCGGTGCCCGGGCGGGAGATGCGGCTGCCGAATTTGCCCAAAGCCAGGATTGGGTTCCCGTTGATCAGGTCCAGGTAAAGATGTTCACCAATAATGTGCTCAAATTTTTTGGACGCGCGGACGGTCCCGATGTGTATCAATTACGGGATGAGCTCAAAAACTTAATGTGGGAGAAAGTAGGCGTGGTGCGCACCGGGCAGAAGCTGGAGCAGGCACTGAAAAGGTTGGCCGAAATGTCAGAAGAGGTGGAAAGGGCCAAGCTTCCCACCGGTTCTTTACGGGGCTACAACCTGGCTTTAAACGAAATACTCAATTTGCGAAACCAGCTGGTGGTGGCCCAGCTGGTGGCGGCAAGCGCACTATATAGAAAAGAAAGCCGCGGTTCCCATTACCGTGAAGATTTTCCCGAAACCGATAACCAGAACTGGTTATGCAACATCTTTATGCGCAAAAAAGGAGATGGATATTTCATAGAAACACGCCCGGTGAAGCTTACCCGTCTCCGCCCGGAAGATGTGGCCGCGAAGTAG
- a CDS encoding succinate dehydrogenase/fumarate reductase iron-sulfur subunit: protein MTLNVKVFRFNPETDKMPRFDTFKIEEFPNMAVLDVVMNIQNYHDPTLAYRCSCRIGMCGSCAMYINGRPRLACRTQVSSLGTKDITIMPLPNLPIIRDLAVDMEPFFEKYKKIKPYLIPKQDLKEPVICKPDSGERELIDYMLECITCGACYGACTMVATDPHYLGPAALTRAYCLIADKRDAATRERLVIVEQSEGVWRCHTQFNCAEVCPKKIVPTQAIQQLKKRCVFKRLGLFRG, encoded by the coding sequence TTGACTCTTAATGTTAAGGTGTTCCGATTCAATCCTGAGACAGATAAGATGCCCAGGTTTGATACCTTTAAGATAGAAGAGTTTCCCAACATGGCCGTACTGGATGTGGTGATGAACATACAGAATTACCACGATCCCACTCTGGCCTACAGGTGTTCCTGCCGTATAGGGATGTGCGGTTCCTGCGCCATGTATATCAACGGCCGGCCCCGTTTGGCCTGCCGGACCCAGGTTAGTTCCCTGGGGACAAAGGATATCACCATTATGCCTCTTCCTAATTTACCCATTATCAGGGATTTGGCCGTAGATATGGAACCTTTCTTTGAAAAATATAAGAAAATAAAGCCCTACCTGATTCCCAAACAAGATCTAAAAGAGCCGGTAATTTGCAAGCCCGATTCCGGAGAAAGGGAATTAATCGATTACATGCTGGAATGTATTACCTGTGGGGCGTGCTATGGAGCCTGCACCATGGTGGCCACCGATCCCCACTACCTGGGACCTGCCGCCCTGACCAGAGCTTACTGCCTCATTGCCGATAAGCGCGACGCTGCAACTCGTGAGCGGCTGGTCATTGTGGAACAATCCGAAGGCGTCTGGCGGTGTCACACCCAGTTTAACTGTGCGGAAGTGTGTCCCAAGAAGATTGTCCCCACCCAGGCCATCCAGCAACTGAAGAAACGGTGTGTATTCAAGCGATTGGGGCTTTTCAGAGGATAA
- the sdhC gene encoding succinate dehydrogenase, cytochrome b556 subunit, whose amino-acid sequence MYTFKNRSQVWDTVGMWAWLFHRITGLALVFYIILHIVLMGTSLLRGPETFNSVLGFLMGSTLFLILDLLLAAAVLYHGLNGIRILLFDIGIGFNRQKEIFWVLMAAGLVIYLFLLWRVLPEIF is encoded by the coding sequence ATGTATACCTTTAAAAACAGAAGCCAGGTGTGGGATACCGTAGGCATGTGGGCCTGGTTGTTCCACCGGATTACCGGGCTGGCACTGGTTTTTTACATTATCTTGCACATAGTGCTGATGGGTACTTCCCTGCTGCGGGGACCGGAGACCTTTAATAGTGTGCTCGGTTTCCTGATGGGCAGTACATTGTTTTTGATACTGGATCTGCTGCTGGCTGCCGCAGTTCTTTATCATGGTTTAAATGGGATAAGAATTTTATTGTTTGACATTGGCATAGGATTTAACCGCCAGAAAGAGATTTTTTGGGTCCTGATGGCTGCAGGGCTGGTTATTTACCTATTCCTGTTATGGCGGGTATTGCCGGAAATCTTTTAG
- a CDS encoding FumA C-terminus/TtdB family hydratase beta subunit — protein sequence MAEYRLTTPLSEEDVRKLKVGDTVFLEGTIFGIRDANLIRMFEHNVPPPVDLTGAACIHTAPNVRKVNGGYEKVCIGTTTSSRMDRFTPGLMGQYGVRAIIGKAGMMEASMEAMKKYGGCYLAIVGGAASWETEKIQAIEGVWWEDLMPEAIWKFRVRDFGPLIVAMDSEGNNMYYQVKARARHKLADIYKRLGV from the coding sequence ATGGCCGAGTACAGACTGACCACGCCCTTATCGGAAGAAGATGTCCGGAAGCTGAAGGTCGGCGATACAGTCTTTTTAGAAGGCACTATCTTCGGTATAAGGGATGCCAACCTCATACGCATGTTTGAGCACAATGTTCCGCCTCCGGTCGATCTTACCGGTGCTGCCTGTATTCATACCGCACCCAACGTGCGCAAGGTAAACGGCGGGTACGAAAAGGTTTGCATTGGGACTACCACCAGCTCCCGCATGGACCGGTTTACTCCCGGTTTAATGGGCCAGTATGGGGTGAGGGCAATCATCGGTAAGGCGGGAATGATGGAAGCCAGCATGGAGGCCATGAAAAAATACGGTGGTTGTTACCTGGCTATTGTAGGTGGCGCTGCTTCCTGGGAGACGGAAAAAATCCAGGCCATTGAAGGAGTTTGGTGGGAAGATTTAATGCCTGAGGCCATCTGGAAGTTCCGGGTTAGGGATTTCGGCCCCCTTATCGTAGCAATGGACTCGGAGGGTAACAATATGTACTACCAGGTAAAGGCCCGGGCACGGCACAAGCTTGCGGATATTTATAAGAGGCTTGGCGTTTGA
- a CDS encoding fumarate hydratase, with amino-acid sequence MTTASVNGELYSIVEDTAKSLYIKALKDLPPDVRQALQKAYETETEDTPKKVLSTMLEAIAISDDKQRLLCQDTGIPLYFVKVGSRLNIDIPRLQEAIVRGTERATVEHPLRSSVCHPIKRTNHQTSTGYRIPLINLDFVKDDDTLEILMVPKGSGSENMSFLKMLIPAEGIRGVKKFIIDSVLEAGANPCPPFVIGVGLGGTADLCVKLAKLAAVTRPLGSRNDDPDIAALEEELLEAVNQLGIGPMGLGGKTTALALNIEYAYTHITQNPVAVNIQCWPARRARAKIDAYGRVEFGY; translated from the coding sequence ATGACAACCGCATCTGTTAACGGGGAACTTTATTCCATCGTTGAGGACACGGCGAAAAGTCTCTATATTAAAGCCCTTAAAGACTTGCCCCCCGATGTGCGGCAGGCCCTTCAAAAGGCTTATGAGACAGAAACGGAAGATACTCCCAAGAAAGTCTTATCCACCATGTTAGAAGCCATTGCCATATCCGATGACAAGCAGCGTCTGCTCTGCCAGGATACAGGTATCCCCCTTTACTTTGTAAAGGTGGGCAGCCGTCTTAATATTGACATCCCGCGCCTGCAGGAGGCCATCGTTCGCGGTACCGAAAGGGCTACCGTAGAGCACCCACTGCGCTCCAGCGTCTGTCATCCAATTAAGAGAACCAACCACCAGACCAGTACTGGTTATCGCATTCCCTTAATCAATCTGGATTTCGTTAAAGATGACGATACCCTGGAGATCTTAATGGTGCCCAAGGGTTCCGGTTCCGAGAACATGAGTTTTCTCAAGATGCTGATCCCTGCCGAGGGCATCCGGGGAGTCAAGAAATTTATTATCGATAGTGTGCTGGAAGCAGGAGCCAACCCCTGTCCGCCGTTTGTGATAGGCGTGGGACTGGGAGGTACGGCCGACCTCTGCGTCAAGCTGGCCAAGCTGGCTGCCGTAACACGTCCCTTAGGTTCACGGAATGACGACCCCGACATTGCAGCCCTGGAAGAAGAATTACTCGAAGCAGTTAATCAGTTAGGTATTGGGCCTATGGGTTTGGGAGGAAAAACCACGGCCCTGGCCTTAAACATTGAATACGCCTATACCCATATAACCCAGAATCCGGTGGCTGTCAATATCCAGTGCTGGCCGGCGAGAAGAGCCAGGGCGAAAATTGATGCCTATGGCCGGGTGGAATTCGGGTATTAA
- a CDS encoding SLC13 family permease, with the protein MSAQVQVIFATAVFLLTYAVIVSEKIHRAVAALVGAALLALTGIMNLEEAVHAIDFNTIGLLVGMMIIVGITRRTGVFEYLAVKAARRAKGEPLRIMAALSLVTAVLSALLDNVTTVLLIVPVTFAIAGQLQISPIPFLIAEIIASNIGGTATLIGDPPNIMIGSQTHLGFMDFVINLTPVVVVIYILTIFCLRIIYRRQLVSRPELQEKIMRMNEKDEIKDPVLLKKCLVVLCLTIAGFVLHQFLHLESSVIALSGASLLLLLTREDPEHVLHAVEWPVIFFFVGLFIVVGALEKVGVIEAVARFSLEVTRGQLMPAAMLILWVSALASAFVDNIPFVATMIPLIHDMGRLGQMGNLDLLWWALSLGACLGGNGTVIGASANVVVIGMAEKRGVLITFISYLKVAFPLMLMSIIVSTVYLLFWYHYHGLISLVGTLVVGVVLGVLSIPLNKFLFSENKLSQGGLVKHKQI; encoded by the coding sequence ATGTCAGCGCAGGTCCAGGTTATCTTTGCCACTGCCGTATTCCTGCTAACTTACGCTGTCATTGTTTCGGAAAAAATTCATCGGGCAGTGGCTGCCCTGGTGGGGGCCGCACTTCTGGCCCTCACCGGGATCATGAACCTCGAAGAGGCTGTACACGCCATTGACTTCAATACCATCGGCCTCTTGGTCGGCATGATGATTATCGTGGGCATTACCCGCCGCACGGGGGTTTTCGAATACCTGGCCGTCAAGGCAGCCCGCCGGGCAAAGGGAGAACCTCTGCGCATCATGGCCGCCCTTTCCCTGGTTACGGCGGTGCTTTCGGCTCTCCTGGATAACGTGACCACGGTGCTTTTGATTGTGCCGGTTACCTTTGCCATTGCCGGCCAGCTGCAGATCAGCCCCATACCCTTCCTGATTGCCGAAATCATTGCTTCCAACATCGGCGGCACGGCCACTTTAATTGGCGACCCGCCCAACATCATGATCGGCAGCCAGACCCATCTGGGGTTCATGGATTTCGTCATCAACCTGACACCGGTAGTGGTGGTAATCTATATTCTGACCATATTCTGCCTGCGCATTATCTACCGACGACAGCTGGTGTCCCGGCCTGAACTGCAAGAAAAAATCATGCGGATGAATGAAAAGGATGAGATCAAGGACCCGGTGCTGCTGAAAAAATGTCTGGTGGTGCTGTGTCTTACCATTGCCGGTTTTGTGCTGCACCAGTTCCTGCACCTGGAGTCGTCGGTTATTGCCCTGTCCGGTGCCAGCCTGCTTTTGCTCCTGACCCGGGAGGACCCTGAGCACGTCCTTCACGCGGTGGAATGGCCGGTAATCTTCTTCTTCGTGGGACTGTTCATCGTAGTGGGGGCTCTGGAGAAAGTAGGCGTCATCGAGGCTGTGGCCCGCTTTTCCCTGGAAGTCACCCGGGGACAGCTGATGCCGGCGGCCATGCTCATCCTGTGGGTTTCCGCCCTGGCCTCGGCCTTTGTGGATAACATTCCTTTCGTAGCCACCATGATCCCGCTGATCCATGACATGGGGCGCCTGGGCCAGATGGGTAATCTGGATCTTTTGTGGTGGGCCCTGTCCCTGGGGGCTTGCCTGGGTGGAAACGGTACCGTAATTGGTGCCTCCGCAAACGTGGTGGTTATCGGCATGGCCGAAAAGAGGGGTGTTCTCATCACCTTCATAAGCTACCTGAAGGTGGCCTTCCCCCTGATGCTCATGTCCATAATTGTGTCCACAGTTTATCTATTGTTCTGGTATCACTATCACGGTTTGATATCCCTGGTGGGCACCCTGGTGGTCGGAGTGGTGCTGGGGGTTTTGAGTATTCCCCTGAACAAATTTCTCTTCTCCGAAAACAAGCTGTCCCAAGGTGGGTTGGTTAAGCATAAGCAAATTTAA